Proteins encoded within one genomic window of Eurosta solidaginis isolate ZX-2024a chromosome 1, ASM4086904v1, whole genome shotgun sequence:
- the LOC137241918 gene encoding uncharacterized protein: MERTPKIKKKFSLSLGRHQKRDGSTLIQQGSAGPKFKEILSNLDDSEEYRYRKQKSPSMSSISSDGGVVCTPPHKKFSLDDSVEYSPRFCDSINSPSNLLSQTLTSNSPEVSWKWGRHSVDEQIGSFAITPDSASGAENNVTSAGSSKSDVRNSLGRMRVESHTQRFAYEKQKEEHRRKLEIEMRRAEKLRADELLKQRCAKLEEQLRETQKRRKQSMESNNQSPSKCQKETNNNNSKNSADSHRAAVVDFAKIEDIFSNGNDTFDDFFNDSAADDILLEATQQVESKIEELAQKAPNDVVIAKTNSAKMYSNNEKKACERAEIQKRVSNSEQHEKRSSLYMKFLEDDSPDDWFLSLDDVILQATQQSKKPRNSFQRHNSMPTNKEAALATGRASPTHTTTAMTSKMAGTTSRGITPSTITTQTVSAHKIKRHASSHAFNSSSGAISTSRDRQVYSRK, from the exons AGAGATG GATCAACTTTAATTCAACAAGGGAGCGCAGGTCCCAAATTTAAGGAAATTCTAAGTAATTTAGATGATAGTGAAGAATATAGATACAGAAAACAGAAATCACCTTCTATGTCTTCAATTAGTTCCGATGGTGGTGTTGTGTGTACACCGCCCCACAAAAAATTTAGTTTAGACGATAGCGTTGAATATTCACCACGGTTCTGTGATAGCATCAATTCACCCTCTAATTTGCTCTCTCAGACACTTACCTCCAATAGTCCTGAAGTAAGCTGGAAATGGGGCCGACATTCTGTAGATGAGCAAATAGGATCATTTGCCATTACACCCGACTCAGCTTCTGGTGCGGAAAATAATGTTACATCAGCGGGTTCAAGTAAATCAGATGTAAGAAACTCCCTGGGACGTATGCGTGTGGAATCTCATACTCAGCGATTTGCATATGAAAAGCAAAAAGAGGAGCATCGTCGGAAGTTAGAAATAGAAATGCGAAGAGCGGAAAAGCTGCGAGCGGATGAATTGCTAAAGCAACGTTGCGCAAAACTAGAAGAGCAATTGAGAGAAACCCAAAAACGGCGTAAACAGAGTATGGAAAGTAACAACCAATCACCATCAAAATGCCAAAAGgagaccaacaacaacaacagcaaaaactcCGCAGATTCACACAGGGCCGCGGTTGTGGACTTTGCAAAAATTGAAGATATATTTTCGAATGGAAATGATACTTTCGATGATTTTTTCAACGATTCTGCTGCTGATGATATACTTCTTGAAGCTACTCAACAAGTAGAATCGAAAATAGAAGAACTAGCTCAAAAAGCACCGAATGACGTAGttattgcaaaaacaaactcAGCAAAGATGTACAGTAATAATGAAAAAAAGGCGTGTGAGCGTGCAGAAATTCAAAAACGGGTATCTAACTCTGAGCAGCATGAAAAACGCTCCTCGCTCTATATGAAGTTCCTCGAAGATGATTCTCCCGATGATTGGTTTCTTTCACTCGACGATGTTATATTGCAGGCAACACAGCAATCGAAGAAACCTCGCAACTCATTTCAACGACACAATTCCATGCCCACGAATAAAGAAGCGGCATTAGCTACTGGCAGAGCCAGTCCCACCCACACAACGACTGCGATGACATCAAAAATGGCAGGAACAACTTCACGAGGAATCACGCCTAGTACAATTACTACTCAAACAGTTTCAGCACATAAAATTAAACGACACGCTAGTTCGCATGCTTTTAATTCGTCGTCAGGGGCCATCTCTACTT CTCGCGATCGTCAGGTGTATAGTCGGAAGTAG